In a genomic window of Arthrobacter woluwensis:
- a CDS encoding MerR family transcriptional regulator, with protein MKISELARRTGLAPSAIRFYEDRDMFSPGQVNRLANGYRDYTPQAQRRVELILAGRAAGFSLTQMRDRMTHWETMSDGERAALLEEQLAVIDGRLRELTSARATVREALETLRGRGAAQ; from the coding sequence GTGAAGATCAGCGAACTGGCGCGTCGGACGGGACTGGCGCCGTCGGCGATCCGTTTCTACGAGGACCGGGACATGTTCAGTCCTGGCCAGGTGAACCGGCTGGCCAATGGCTACCGGGACTACACCCCGCAGGCGCAGCGCAGAGTGGAACTGATCCTCGCGGGCCGGGCGGCCGGATTCTCGCTGACGCAGATGAGGGACCGAATGACGCATTGGGAAACCATGAGCGACGGCGAGCGTGCGGCACTCCTCGAGGAACAACTCGCGGTCATCGACGGGCGGCTGCGAGAACTCACGAGCGCCCGCGCCACCGTACGGGAGGCATTGGAGACGCTTCGGGGGAGAGGCGCTGCCCAGTAG
- a CDS encoding DUF3592 domain-containing protein, with translation MALIWPQFHQKSQQGLTLKATATVVDKQLRPNTGMPGRDYALTYTYVVDGHTYRSSANSTDGEISAAAFTVCVDPARPELNAPLLAGAACGDTSLGKWTVTAKRID, from the coding sequence GTGGCGTTGATCTGGCCACAGTTTCATCAGAAGTCTCAGCAGGGTCTGACGCTGAAGGCCACCGCCACCGTCGTCGACAAGCAACTGCGTCCCAATACCGGAATGCCGGGTCGTGACTACGCTCTGACGTACACCTATGTCGTGGACGGGCACACCTACCGCTCGTCTGCGAATTCGACCGATGGCGAGATCTCGGCTGCTGCGTTCACCGTGTGCGTCGATCCGGCCCGCCCCGAGTTGAATGCTCCGCTGCTCGCCGGCGCGGCATGCGGCGACACGAGCCTCGGGAAGTGGACCGTCACGGCGAAGAGGATCGATTGA
- a CDS encoding SAM-dependent methyltransferase, whose amino-acid sequence MTDLTSPDLPPFHEPLTWLTPLSEERAAHLVAFLTDPAPIEVLDMGCGWGELLLRVLEAAPGAHGRGVDRSPAFIDRARQQALARGLGARVAFDLMPGMEAQDLLADAVICIGASQIWGPPVEDAQPLDYAAALRALRELVQPGGRLVYGEAIWMAPPHPAATAPLAGRDDEYITQDALRELIRAAGFDVVDDDETSLEEWDAFETGFREPYIRWLDSHGADHPAAEQVRQQYEDQRAAYEDGYRGVLGMAYFCLQG is encoded by the coding sequence GTGACCGACCTTACTTCGCCGGACCTGCCACCCTTCCATGAGCCGCTGACCTGGCTCACCCCACTCTCGGAGGAACGAGCCGCGCATCTCGTGGCGTTCCTGACCGATCCGGCCCCGATCGAGGTTCTCGATATGGGGTGTGGCTGGGGTGAGCTGCTGCTCCGTGTGCTGGAAGCTGCCCCGGGAGCACACGGACGAGGAGTGGACCGATCGCCCGCGTTCATCGACCGGGCGCGGCAGCAAGCGCTGGCCCGTGGGCTCGGAGCGCGGGTGGCATTCGACCTCATGCCCGGCATGGAGGCCCAGGACCTGCTCGCGGACGCCGTGATCTGCATCGGGGCAAGCCAGATCTGGGGACCCCCGGTGGAGGATGCGCAGCCGCTGGACTACGCTGCCGCCCTACGGGCGCTACGAGAGCTGGTCCAGCCCGGCGGGCGGCTCGTGTACGGCGAGGCGATCTGGATGGCGCCGCCTCACCCGGCGGCGACCGCTCCTCTGGCCGGACGGGACGACGAGTACATCACCCAGGACGCCTTGCGTGAACTGATCCGGGCTGCCGGCTTCGACGTGGTCGACGACGACGAGACGAGCCTTGAGGAGTGGGACGCCTTCGAAACCGGCTTCCGGGAGCCGTACATCCGTTGGCTGGATTCCCACGGCGCCGACCACCCCGCGGCTGAGCAGGTCCGTCAGCAGTACGAGGACCAGCGGGCCGCGTATGAAGACGGCTATCGCGGTGTGCTGGGGATGGCGTATTTCTGCCTGCAGGGGTAG
- a CDS encoding SdpI family protein, with protein MSDVQHRKRISIKGRWDMSTSETATLVTILSVLGAIFITCGILALAARLPMNPFVGIRMPSTMMSDAAWKAGHRAAGPYLVGSGFCAFAGGALALAAPSIGTLALTLIPTAAVLVCLTIAVLLAARAATRASIE; from the coding sequence GTGAGCGACGTACAGCACCGGAAACGAATTTCAATCAAGGGCAGGTGGGACATGTCTACAAGCGAAACGGCCACTCTAGTGACGATCCTCTCGGTTCTCGGCGCAATATTTATCACCTGCGGGATCCTGGCCTTGGCAGCGCGTCTGCCGATGAACCCGTTCGTGGGTATCCGAATGCCTTCAACGATGATGTCTGACGCAGCATGGAAAGCAGGTCATCGCGCAGCGGGCCCGTATCTCGTCGGCAGCGGGTTCTGCGCTTTTGCCGGCGGCGCTCTCGCCCTAGCGGCACCTTCAATCGGCACCCTCGCGCTGACCCTCATCCCCACTGCCGCCGTGTTGGTGTGCTTGACGATCGCGGTCCTCCTTGCCGCACGCGCCGCGACAAGAGCCTCCATTGAGTGA
- a CDS encoding GNAT family N-acetyltransferase, protein MADHIEIAVVENLADDDLHQVKMLLAQLSTSATFDPGRVQSMVDAPGVDLFVARDGGRIVGMATLVTFPLVTGWRGFVEDVVVSHQARGRGIARLLLSEITAESSRRRLRTLDLTSRPTRESALKLYESVGFRPRDTNVLRYTPPLN, encoded by the coding sequence ATGGCCGATCATATCGAGATCGCGGTCGTCGAGAATCTGGCCGATGACGATCTTCACCAAGTGAAAATGCTTCTCGCTCAGCTGTCCACCAGCGCGACGTTCGACCCTGGACGGGTGCAGTCGATGGTTGACGCCCCAGGCGTCGACCTCTTCGTCGCGCGCGACGGCGGCCGGATCGTCGGCATGGCGACCTTGGTGACTTTTCCCCTGGTGACCGGTTGGCGCGGGTTCGTCGAGGACGTCGTCGTCAGCCATCAGGCACGCGGACGCGGCATCGCCCGGTTGCTCCTCTCTGAAATCACTGCGGAGTCGTCCAGAAGGCGTCTCCGCACTCTGGATCTCACCTCGCGCCCAACGCGCGAATCGGCACTGAAACTCTACGAATCAGTGGGTTTCCGGCCCCGCGATACGAATGTGCTGAGATACACGCCGCCGCTGAACTAG
- a CDS encoding carbon-nitrogen hydrolase family protein has translation MPSPTLTVAVAQPVIGLNDLSGNVASHADAIRAADSRLVIFPELSLTGYDLDAPVVDLDDPLFKDLVDACAEKESVALIGAPVGEESRLSIATLRIDADGVSVAYRKTWLHGEEFTRFTPGSGPSTIDVDGWVVGLAICRDTGQSQHTAQMAAHDVDLYAAGVLDVAADVVECQARAFVISRALAAPVAIASFAGPTGGGFDKTAGHSAIFAADGTKLTEADGLAGSMVRAELTRRPR, from the coding sequence ATGCCTAGCCCGACGTTGACGGTTGCCGTCGCCCAACCGGTGATCGGTCTGAACGATCTCAGCGGGAATGTCGCCTCACATGCTGACGCCATTCGCGCAGCGGACAGCCGACTGGTGATCTTCCCAGAGCTGTCTCTCACCGGTTATGACCTCGACGCGCCGGTGGTCGACCTGGACGACCCGCTCTTTAAGGACCTTGTCGATGCCTGCGCGGAGAAGGAGAGTGTCGCGCTCATCGGCGCCCCTGTGGGGGAGGAGAGTCGGCTGTCCATCGCTACCCTCAGAATCGACGCGGACGGGGTATCGGTCGCGTATCGAAAGACATGGCTGCACGGGGAGGAGTTCACCCGGTTCACTCCCGGCTCAGGCCCTTCGACCATCGACGTCGACGGATGGGTCGTCGGGTTGGCCATCTGCCGCGATACCGGACAGAGCCAGCACACAGCGCAGATGGCGGCGCATGACGTCGACCTCTACGCGGCCGGCGTCCTGGATGTCGCTGCTGACGTCGTCGAATGTCAGGCACGCGCCTTCGTCATCAGCCGGGCGCTGGCAGCACCGGTCGCGATCGCCAGCTTCGCGGGGCCGACCGGCGGAGGTTTCGACAAGACCGCCGGGCACTCTGCGATCTTCGCCGCCGACGGAACCAAACTCACAGAAGCCGACGGACTGGCCGGCAGCATGGTCCGCGCCGAACTGACGCGTCGGCCTCGCTGA
- a CDS encoding AAA family ATPase produces MTTVGEESTRLVILRGDSASGKTTTALALREKLGPKVALIHQDYFRREVLINEDRVQRARDAGILVVSATRESLNLGYDVILDGIFNLRDYSSPFEQLHKDHRGQTRIYQFDIGLDEALRRHAGRPLAKEFGEEKIRAWYDGWQPLPWHHETRVGADVSTEDLVSSILQDLGVRHS; encoded by the coding sequence ATGACCACTGTCGGTGAAGAATCCACGCGTCTCGTGATCCTTCGAGGAGATTCCGCGTCCGGGAAGACGACGACGGCGTTGGCGCTGCGTGAGAAGCTCGGGCCGAAAGTCGCCCTCATTCATCAGGATTACTTCAGGCGCGAGGTCCTGATCAACGAAGATCGCGTGCAGCGAGCCCGGGACGCCGGCATTCTGGTCGTCAGCGCGACACGAGAATCTCTGAACCTCGGGTATGACGTGATCTTGGACGGCATTTTCAACCTGCGGGATTACTCGTCGCCGTTCGAGCAGTTGCACAAGGACCACCGCGGGCAGACCCGGATCTACCAATTCGACATCGGCCTCGATGAGGCATTACGGCGGCACGCGGGACGACCGCTGGCAAAGGAATTCGGCGAGGAGAAGATCCGGGCCTGGTACGACGGCTGGCAGCCACTCCCCTGGCACCACGAGACACGCGTCGGCGCTGATGTGTCAACGGAGGATCTGGTGTCATCGATCCTCCAGGACCTTGGTGTTCGACACTCATGA
- a CDS encoding MFS transporter yields MPPDSTTAPERHTSGHAPHAGRWGGVFALSFGAFALVASEFMPVSLLTPMASDLQVSEGMIGQGIAISGLFAVLTSLSLSTLIRSQNRRTLLISLAALMGVSGALISLASGYAPFMIGRAFIGIVIGGFWSMSAATAMRLVPAARVTRALAIVNGGNALATVLAAPLGSYLGSIIGWRGAFFCLVPVSLICIVWLWFSLPSLEVPPAPTGAPPPGLRDIFVIFTLLRNRSVAWGMAACGAYFMGQFILFTYIRPFLETVTRIDVTAISVVLLVLGASGFLGTVLIGRFLGRGLYRTLAVIPTLMAVLAVVLIPTGGWFAAVVILLALWGLLSTAAPVGWWSWVAEAMPRNAELGGGLMVATVQTCIALGSTVGGLLFDHSGYQSTFLASAVVLILAAVLALVTARVSPQPTAA; encoded by the coding sequence ATGCCGCCCGACAGCACCACAGCCCCCGAACGCCACACGTCTGGCCATGCACCGCACGCCGGACGCTGGGGCGGCGTCTTCGCCCTGTCGTTCGGTGCGTTCGCCCTGGTCGCCTCTGAGTTCATGCCCGTCAGCCTGCTCACCCCCATGGCCTCGGATCTGCAGGTCTCCGAGGGGATGATCGGCCAGGGCATCGCCATCTCAGGCCTGTTCGCCGTGCTGACCAGTCTCTCCCTCTCCACCCTGATCCGGAGCCAGAACCGCAGGACACTCCTGATCAGCCTGGCGGCCCTGATGGGCGTCTCGGGCGCCCTCATTTCGCTGGCCTCTGGTTACGCTCCGTTCATGATCGGCCGGGCCTTCATCGGGATCGTCATCGGCGGCTTCTGGTCGATGTCTGCCGCGACCGCCATGCGCCTGGTGCCTGCCGCCCGTGTCACCCGCGCCCTGGCTATCGTAAACGGCGGCAACGCGCTGGCCACAGTCCTCGCCGCGCCCCTGGGAAGCTACCTCGGATCGATCATCGGCTGGCGAGGCGCGTTCTTCTGCCTGGTCCCCGTCTCGCTGATCTGCATCGTCTGGCTCTGGTTCAGCCTGCCCTCCCTTGAGGTTCCTCCGGCCCCGACCGGCGCGCCTCCGCCGGGATTGAGGGACATCTTCGTCATCTTCACCCTGCTGAGGAACAGGTCCGTGGCCTGGGGCATGGCCGCCTGCGGCGCCTACTTCATGGGCCAGTTCATCTTGTTCACCTACATCAGGCCTTTCCTGGAGACCGTCACCCGGATCGACGTGACCGCCATCTCCGTCGTCCTCCTGGTTCTGGGGGCCAGCGGATTCCTCGGAACGGTGCTCATCGGGCGGTTTCTCGGCCGCGGTCTGTACCGGACGCTCGCCGTGATCCCAACCCTCATGGCGGTGCTCGCCGTCGTGCTCATCCCGACCGGTGGGTGGTTCGCCGCCGTCGTCATCCTGCTCGCGCTGTGGGGGCTGCTGAGCACTGCCGCGCCCGTGGGCTGGTGGAGCTGGGTCGCCGAAGCCATGCCCCGGAACGCCGAACTCGGAGGCGGACTCATGGTGGCCACCGTCCAGACGTGCATCGCCTTGGGGTCCACCGTCGGAGGCCTGCTCTTCGACCACTCCGGTTATCAGAGCACCTTCCTGGCCTCCGCCGTCGTGCTGATTCTCGCGGCAGTCCTGGCTCTGGTGACCGCCCGCGTGAGTCCGCAACCAACCGCAGCATGA
- a CDS encoding cyclophilin-like fold protein — MGTTLTFTAGSNVVRATLDEDSPATRSLLAMLPMTLRFSDFGGQEKVASPPHRFDYTGSAGMTPEPGVLFSYRPWGNLGFFYRVENPGYSRDLARLGHTDDVEKIRLLEGREVTIAVGG, encoded by the coding sequence GTGGGAACCACTCTCACCTTCACCGCCGGATCCAACGTGGTCCGGGCGACCCTCGACGAGGATTCGCCTGCCACCCGCTCCCTGCTGGCCATGCTCCCGATGACCCTGAGGTTCAGCGACTTCGGGGGCCAGGAGAAGGTCGCCTCTCCCCCGCACCGCTTCGACTACACCGGATCGGCGGGTATGACCCCTGAGCCCGGAGTGCTGTTCTCCTACAGGCCGTGGGGCAATCTCGGCTTCTTCTACCGCGTGGAGAACCCCGGATACTCGCGGGACCTGGCGCGGCTGGGTCACACCGACGACGTGGAGAAGATCCGCCTGCTCGAAGGGCGGGAGGTCACGATCGCCGTCGGCGGCTGA
- a CDS encoding helix-turn-helix transcriptional regulator, with product MDIRAEVRDFLMSRRAKVTPQQVGLPGGSNRRVTGLRRSEVAILAGVSVEYYTRLERGGVGGASPEVLDGIAKALLLDEAERAHLFNLAQATGPVGRAVRRRNPKKWIPHESLQWLLNAFTEGPAFVRNSRMDLLACNPLARAFYQDVYDMPGTSPNIARFTFLDERARDFYPDWEFFADVTVAILRTEASRDPHNKDLQDLVGELSTLSGEFRTAWGRHDVRHHGTGFKTFNHAIVGELTLAYEGLALESEPGLNLTIYTAEPGSPSADGLRMLASWAAGEYGPAMPSRPAPEPDAGKRLNS from the coding sequence ATGGATATTCGTGCCGAGGTTCGTGACTTCCTGATGTCCCGGCGTGCCAAGGTCACGCCGCAGCAGGTCGGCCTTCCCGGTGGTTCGAACCGCCGCGTCACGGGCCTGCGTCGCAGCGAAGTGGCGATCCTGGCCGGGGTCAGCGTGGAGTACTACACGCGCCTGGAACGGGGCGGGGTCGGGGGAGCGTCGCCCGAAGTCCTGGACGGCATCGCCAAGGCCTTGCTGTTGGATGAGGCGGAACGTGCCCATCTGTTCAATCTCGCCCAGGCCACCGGCCCGGTGGGTCGTGCAGTCCGCCGCCGGAATCCGAAGAAGTGGATTCCCCATGAGAGCTTGCAGTGGCTGCTCAATGCGTTCACGGAGGGACCTGCCTTCGTCCGCAACAGCCGAATGGACCTTTTGGCCTGCAACCCCCTGGCCCGGGCGTTCTACCAGGACGTCTACGACATGCCGGGGACTTCGCCGAACATCGCCCGCTTCACATTCCTCGATGAGCGGGCTCGTGACTTCTATCCGGACTGGGAGTTCTTCGCCGACGTCACCGTGGCCATTCTGCGCACGGAGGCCAGCCGCGATCCGCACAATAAGGACCTTCAGGATCTCGTGGGGGAGCTCAGCACTCTCAGCGGAGAATTCCGCACGGCGTGGGGCCGCCATGACGTGCGTCATCACGGCACGGGTTTCAAGACCTTCAACCATGCCATCGTGGGAGAGCTGACGCTGGCCTATGAAGGACTGGCTTTGGAGTCCGAGCCCGGGCTCAACCTGACGATCTACACCGCGGAGCCCGGCAGCCCCTCCGCCGACGGGCTGAGAATGCTGGCGTCCTGGGCCGCCGGTGAGTACGGCCCGGCGATGCCGTCCCGGCCGGCGCCTGAACCGGATGCCGGGAAGCGACTGAACAGCTGA
- a CDS encoding DUF6228 family protein — MNELAIGHVGALRLSADDGLRDGDGTVDSLTVEVNLNGLRAVKSVYDFDRWSGLLAFFKELASGWRGWTGEKTFDSLEGDFTLAATHIGHIRIVVELKDRESPTPWSTVAELSVDPGEELSAAATGLRELLAPALG, encoded by the coding sequence ATGAATGAGCTGGCAATCGGACACGTGGGCGCACTCCGGTTATCGGCTGATGACGGTCTGCGCGACGGCGATGGAACAGTCGACAGCCTCACCGTCGAGGTGAACTTGAATGGTCTTCGGGCCGTCAAGAGCGTCTACGATTTCGACCGTTGGTCCGGGCTGCTCGCATTCTTCAAAGAACTCGCCTCCGGGTGGAGAGGATGGACGGGAGAGAAAACGTTCGATTCTTTGGAGGGTGATTTCACGCTGGCCGCCACACACATCGGACACATCCGGATCGTGGTGGAACTCAAGGATCGTGAGAGTCCGACGCCGTGGAGCACAGTCGCGGAATTGTCAGTCGATCCCGGCGAGGAACTCAGCGCGGCAGCGACCGGACTTCGCGAATTGCTGGCACCTGCTCTGGGGTGA
- a CDS encoding glycogen/starch/alpha-glucan phosphorylase yields MPDTPVSHPLALGPVAPPASTVDGFVQEFLNNLNFRQGVALSTSSDNDRYLALAETVRDYLMARWLEDQRRQYERQAKGVCYLSAEYLLGRQLDNNLLASGLNEIATEALAACGVDIDELRRLEVEPGLGNGGLGRLAACFVDSLATMSVPSIGYGIRYEFGIFRQTFVEGQQAEQPDQWLAMGSPWEFPHPEAAQTISFGGHTETYDDGGTLRTRWIPAWDVQAVPYNYMVPGYRNGRVNTLRLWSAVATNAFDLRTFNSGDYSEAVRAQTFASNISKVLYPEDSTPQGKELRLQQQYFFVAASIRDFLDRQLADGFDLKNLPERVIFQLNDTHPVIAVPELMRVLVDERGLEWSEAWEITRQCFAYTCHTLLPEALEVWSVELLGRLLPRHLEIIYRINEEFLLAVREQLGNDEMRIRNMSIIGEHPERSVRMAYLATVAGAKVNGVAELHSQLLRDKVLPDFAEFFPGKFTNVTNGVTPRRFLRLANPGLSSLISDTIGSGWETDLDRLRELEPHAEDPAFRAAFAEVKAHNKERLRDELMLRDGLVVGEGHLLDVMVKRLHEYKRQMLQVLHIVTLYDGVQSGRVKASDITPRTFIFGAKAAPGYAMAKRIIHLINAVGSVVNNDPRVEGRLKVLFPPNYNVTLAERVIPAADLSEQISLAGKEASGTGNMKFALNGALTIGTDDGANVEIRELVGDDNFFLFGMTEPEVAALWARGYRPSEFYQGNEELRRAMDLIASGAFSGGDRSTFEPIVSNLLYDDRFMVLADYGSYLQAQRTVDAAYADQDAWTRSAILNVARCGFFSSDRSMRDYIERIWHTPPSL; encoded by the coding sequence ATGCCTGACACTCCTGTTTCTCACCCGCTCGCACTCGGGCCGGTGGCCCCGCCCGCCAGCACCGTGGACGGGTTCGTCCAAGAATTCCTCAACAACCTCAACTTCCGTCAGGGTGTGGCGCTGTCGACGTCGAGCGACAACGATCGCTACCTCGCCCTGGCTGAGACGGTGCGTGACTACCTGATGGCCCGCTGGCTGGAAGATCAGCGGCGCCAGTATGAGCGCCAGGCGAAGGGCGTCTGCTATCTCTCCGCGGAGTACCTCCTGGGCCGGCAACTCGACAACAACCTCCTGGCCAGCGGTCTCAACGAGATCGCGACCGAGGCGCTTGCCGCATGTGGCGTCGACATCGATGAACTCCGCCGCCTGGAAGTCGAGCCGGGCCTCGGCAACGGCGGACTCGGCCGTCTGGCAGCCTGCTTCGTCGACTCCCTCGCCACCATGAGCGTTCCGTCCATCGGGTACGGCATCCGCTACGAGTTCGGCATCTTCCGGCAGACGTTCGTCGAAGGCCAGCAGGCCGAACAGCCGGACCAGTGGCTGGCCATGGGCTCCCCCTGGGAATTCCCGCACCCCGAAGCCGCTCAGACGATCTCCTTCGGCGGCCACACCGAGACGTACGACGACGGCGGCACCCTCCGCACGCGGTGGATCCCTGCCTGGGACGTCCAGGCCGTCCCCTACAACTACATGGTGCCGGGATACCGGAACGGCCGAGTGAACACGCTCCGTCTGTGGAGCGCCGTGGCCACCAACGCCTTCGACCTGCGCACCTTCAACTCCGGGGACTACTCCGAAGCGGTGCGGGCTCAGACGTTCGCGTCCAACATCTCCAAGGTCCTGTACCCGGAGGACTCGACGCCGCAAGGCAAGGAGCTCCGCCTCCAGCAGCAGTACTTCTTCGTGGCCGCATCCATCCGGGACTTCCTGGATCGCCAGCTGGCCGATGGCTTCGACCTCAAGAACCTGCCCGAGCGGGTGATCTTCCAGCTCAACGACACCCACCCGGTCATCGCGGTGCCCGAGCTCATGCGCGTCCTGGTGGACGAGCGAGGCCTCGAATGGTCCGAAGCGTGGGAGATCACCCGCCAGTGTTTCGCCTACACCTGTCACACCCTCCTGCCGGAGGCCCTGGAAGTGTGGTCCGTGGAGCTGCTCGGGCGCCTGCTCCCCCGCCATCTAGAGATCATCTACCGCATCAACGAGGAGTTCCTCCTGGCCGTGCGCGAGCAGCTCGGCAATGATGAGATGCGGATCCGCAACATGTCGATCATCGGCGAGCACCCGGAACGGTCCGTCCGGATGGCTTATCTGGCGACCGTGGCCGGCGCCAAGGTCAATGGCGTCGCCGAGCTGCACTCCCAGCTGCTCCGGGACAAGGTGCTCCCCGACTTCGCGGAGTTCTTCCCCGGCAAATTCACCAATGTCACCAACGGAGTCACGCCTCGGCGTTTCCTCCGTCTGGCGAATCCCGGCCTCTCCTCCCTCATCTCGGACACCATCGGCTCGGGCTGGGAGACGGACCTGGATCGCCTCAGGGAACTGGAGCCCCACGCGGAGGATCCTGCGTTCCGCGCAGCATTCGCCGAGGTCAAGGCCCACAATAAGGAGCGGCTCCGGGACGAGCTGATGCTCCGGGACGGCCTGGTGGTCGGTGAAGGGCACCTGCTCGACGTCATGGTGAAGCGCCTGCACGAATACAAGCGCCAGATGCTCCAGGTGCTGCACATCGTCACGCTCTACGACGGTGTCCAGTCCGGCCGGGTGAAGGCATCCGACATCACCCCGCGCACCTTCATCTTCGGGGCGAAGGCAGCTCCCGGATACGCCATGGCGAAGCGGATCATCCACCTCATCAACGCGGTCGGATCCGTGGTCAACAACGATCCGCGCGTCGAAGGCCGGCTCAAGGTGCTCTTCCCGCCCAACTACAACGTCACGCTCGCAGAGCGGGTGATCCCGGCGGCGGACCTCTCCGAGCAGATCTCCCTGGCCGGCAAGGAGGCCTCGGGCACGGGCAACATGAAGTTCGCCCTGAACGGCGCCCTCACCATCGGCACGGACGACGGCGCGAACGTCGAGATCCGCGAACTCGTGGGCGACGACAACTTCTTCCTCTTCGGCATGACCGAGCCGGAAGTCGCCGCTCTGTGGGCCAGGGGGTACCGGCCCAGTGAGTTCTACCAGGGCAATGAGGAACTCCGTCGCGCGATGGATCTCATTGCGTCCGGCGCCTTCTCCGGCGGCGACCGCTCGACCTTCGAACCGATCGTCTCCAACCTGCTCTACGACGACCGGTTCATGGTGCTGGCAGACTACGGCTCCTACCTCCAGGCGCAGCGCACCGTGGATGCCGCCTACGCCGACCAGGACGCGTGGACCCGGTCCGCGATCCTGAACGTCGCGCGCTGCGGCTTCTTCTCGTCCGATCGCTCGATGCGCGACTACATCGAGCGGATCTGGCACACGCCGCCGTCGCTCTAG
- a CDS encoding flavin-dependent oxidoreductase, with amino-acid sequence MRIAIAGAGIGGLALALSLEAAGLRDVVLYERSREIRPLGVGINLLPHAVREQDELGLGSRIRQLGVEPEALSYFNRHGQQIWSEPRGLAAGYRWPQLSVHRGRLQLGLYEAVRERLGDVVRTGHRLSAVRDRADGVTATFTTATGPVDVDADVLIGADGIHSALRALRFPEDGEPVWSGLTLWRGTARIAPFLDGRTMIMAGDGEQKFVAYPLEPLDPASGTQRVNFIAERRVAGSPDADWNRAVDPAPIAELFRDWSFDWLDVPGTIAGAEEILEYPMVDRDALPCWTFGRTTLLADAAHAMYPNGSNGGSQAVLDARTLAHHLATATTIEDALQRYEEDRRPVTAKLLEMTRQTGPERVMQLAHERAPGGFADIHDVIPAEELEEIAASYKRVAGFHPDELNARASLSAGTGA; translated from the coding sequence ATGCGCATCGCCATTGCAGGGGCCGGCATCGGCGGCCTGGCCCTCGCCCTCAGTCTCGAGGCGGCAGGCCTCCGGGACGTCGTCCTGTACGAACGCAGTCGTGAGATCCGGCCCTTGGGTGTCGGAATCAACCTGCTGCCCCACGCCGTGCGGGAACAGGATGAGCTCGGTCTGGGTTCCCGGATCCGGCAGCTCGGCGTGGAGCCCGAGGCTCTGAGCTATTTCAACCGCCACGGCCAGCAGATCTGGTCCGAACCTCGCGGGCTGGCCGCGGGATACCGCTGGCCGCAACTGTCCGTGCACCGCGGCCGGCTGCAGCTCGGCCTCTACGAGGCGGTCCGGGAGCGCCTGGGCGACGTGGTGCGCACGGGTCACCGGCTCTCCGCGGTCCGTGACCGGGCCGACGGCGTCACGGCCACGTTCACCACGGCGACCGGTCCGGTGGACGTGGATGCCGACGTCCTCATCGGCGCCGACGGCATCCACTCCGCCCTGCGCGCCCTCCGGTTTCCCGAGGACGGCGAACCCGTGTGGAGCGGACTCACGCTCTGGCGCGGAACCGCGCGCATCGCGCCGTTCCTGGACGGGCGCACCATGATCATGGCGGGCGACGGCGAGCAGAAGTTCGTCGCCTACCCTCTCGAGCCGCTCGACCCGGCGTCGGGCACTCAGCGCGTCAACTTCATCGCCGAGCGCCGCGTGGCCGGCTCCCCGGACGCCGACTGGAACCGCGCCGTCGACCCGGCGCCCATCGCCGAACTGTTCCGTGACTGGTCCTTCGACTGGCTGGATGTGCCGGGGACGATCGCCGGGGCCGAGGAGATCCTCGAGTACCCCATGGTCGACCGCGACGCCCTCCCCTGCTGGACCTTCGGCCGGACCACCCTGCTCGCGGATGCCGCCCACGCGATGTACCCGAACGGATCCAACGGCGGATCGCAGGCCGTCCTCGACGCCCGCACCCTGGCCCATCACCTCGCGACCGCGACGACGATCGAGGACGCGCTGCAGCGCTACGAGGAGGACCGCCGTCCCGTCACGGCGAAGCTCCTCGAGATGACCCGTCAGACCGGGCCGGAACGCGTCATGCAGCTCGCGCACGAACGCGCCCCCGGGGGCTTCGCGGACATCCACGACGTGATTCCGGCCGAAGAGCTGGAGGAGATCGCCGCCTCCTACAAGCGGGTGGCCGGCTTCCACCCGGACGAGCTCAACGCCCGGGCTTCACTGAGCGCGGGAACCGGGGCATGA